The Sphingorhabdus sp. Alg231-15 genome has a segment encoding these proteins:
- the rnc gene encoding ribonuclease III, translated as MINPEFLDWITTLTGKVPRDERLYIRAVTHGSFGDDDYQRLEFLGDRVLGVTIATQLYHQFPNEPEGKLSQRLNGLVSGKVCGEIASEIGFSDHLLLGKQARDDGARQSNKVLGDVMESLIGALYLDHGSDAAKQFVLKYWGDRISGMAKDIRHPKSALQEWAAAHNRKMPVYELIEKSGPHHDLRFTVKVSVNKVGAVEASATSKQTAETEAAKLFLEKHT; from the coding sequence TTGATTAACCCGGAATTTCTGGACTGGATCACCACCCTGACCGGGAAAGTCCCTCGGGATGAAAGACTCTACATCCGCGCCGTTACCCATGGCAGTTTTGGCGATGATGATTATCAACGGCTCGAGTTTCTCGGCGATCGGGTCTTGGGCGTGACCATTGCCACACAGCTTTACCATCAATTTCCCAATGAACCCGAAGGCAAGTTGTCGCAGCGCCTGAACGGACTTGTCTCAGGTAAAGTCTGTGGCGAAATAGCCAGCGAGATCGGTTTTTCCGATCATCTGTTGCTCGGCAAGCAGGCACGTGATGACGGTGCGCGCCAGAGCAACAAAGTGCTGGGTGATGTCATGGAATCGTTGATTGGTGCGCTCTATCTTGATCACGGGTCCGATGCGGCAAAACAGTTTGTTCTCAAATATTGGGGTGACCGGATATCGGGCATGGCAAAGGATATCCGCCACCCCAAATCCGCGCTGCAGGAATGGGCCGCAGCGCATAACCGCAAAATGCCGGTTTACGAGCTTATCGAGAAATCTGGGCCGCATCATGACCTGCGCTTCACGGTCAAGGTCAGCGTCAACAAAGTTGGCGCAGTCGAAGCCTCTGCGACCTCCAAACAAACCGCAGAGACCGAGGCGGCAAAACTCTTTCTGGAAAAACATACATGA
- a CDS encoding PilZ domain-containing protein, whose amino-acid sequence MVGNVQAAKVEAFHSSNTQIVQERRKKERQLTVFRLAKIASGAAEGWGFIKNISGSGVMIEIHPSFEMDETATVALTDDVALTASIRWRKDTLVGMQFKNEINVNELLASLRVHNKYHLSRLPRVHMRQAIVFRIGSTLVKAEICDISPSGIRINADHVCEIGNQLTLVVPDLGDITGTVRWQKGSEIGIKFHKRVSVPQITDWLANFYTKNMKHASENSVGPD is encoded by the coding sequence ATGGTCGGTAATGTTCAAGCAGCTAAGGTTGAGGCCTTTCATAGCAGCAACACTCAAATCGTTCAGGAGCGACGCAAAAAGGAGCGGCAGCTAACCGTATTCCGACTGGCCAAAATCGCATCCGGTGCTGCAGAAGGGTGGGGTTTCATAAAGAATATCTCCGGCAGTGGTGTGATGATCGAGATTCATCCGAGCTTTGAAATGGATGAAACCGCAACGGTCGCCCTCACCGACGACGTCGCGCTTACGGCATCAATCCGCTGGCGCAAAGATACCCTCGTCGGCATGCAATTCAAAAATGAGATCAACGTCAATGAGCTGCTCGCCAGTCTGCGGGTCCACAACAAATATCATCTCTCCCGACTGCCGCGCGTACACATGCGGCAAGCAATCGTTTTCAGAATCGGATCGACATTGGTAAAGGCGGAGATCTGCGATATCTCCCCTTCAGGAATTCGTATAAATGCTGATCATGTTTGCGAGATCGGCAACCAGCTGACTTTAGTGGTGCCGGACCTGGGCGATATAACAGGCACGGTCCGCTGGCAGAAGGGGTCCGAGATCGGCATCAAATTTCACAAAAGAGTATCTGTTCCGCAGATAACAGACTGGCTAGCCAATTTTTATACCAAGAATATGAAACATGCTTCCGAAAACAGCGTTGGACCGGACTAG
- the lepB gene encoding signal peptidase I, translating to MKDKTAERSETADFMVFLVKLAIFVIILRSFIVSPFNIPSESMQPRLMVGDYLLVAKWPYGYSKYSMPFSVPVIPGRILPNKPEPGDVVVFKAPPSGSDDYIKRVIGLSGDIIQVTNGVVSINGIEAERKKIEDYVHLVSPNSACYETYFETTNADGERICRYPQYEETLPNGRSYKILDVNEASIGDNTESFVVPDGHMFLMGDNRDRSADSRFPAVEGQAIGMVPQENLVGRALVSVFSTDGSAEWIKPWTWFTAARWNRIGENFD from the coding sequence ATGAAAGATAAAACTGCAGAACGCTCAGAAACCGCTGATTTCATGGTATTCCTCGTAAAATTGGCGATATTCGTCATTATTTTGCGCAGTTTTATCGTCTCCCCATTCAACATCCCATCGGAATCCATGCAACCGCGCCTTATGGTTGGTGACTATCTGCTGGTCGCAAAATGGCCCTATGGCTATTCAAAATACAGCATGCCATTCAGCGTTCCGGTCATCCCTGGACGCATATTGCCCAACAAGCCGGAACCGGGTGATGTTGTTGTATTCAAGGCACCGCCGAGCGGTTCGGACGATTATATCAAGCGGGTTATCGGTTTGTCCGGCGATATTATTCAGGTCACTAACGGTGTTGTTTCGATCAACGGCATCGAGGCCGAACGCAAAAAAATTGAGGATTATGTCCATCTGGTGTCGCCGAATAGCGCTTGCTATGAAACCTATTTTGAAACAACCAATGCAGATGGCGAACGGATTTGCCGCTATCCACAATATGAAGAGACCCTGCCCAACGGGAGAAGCTACAAAATACTGGACGTAAATGAGGCATCCATAGGCGATAATACCGAGAGCTTTGTCGTGCCGGATGGCCATATGTTCCTGATGGGCGACAATCGTGACCGCAGCGCCGATAGCCGGTTCCCTGCCGTTGAAGGTCAAGCGATCGGAATGGTTCCGCAGGAAAACCTTGTCGGACGGGCGCTGGTATCGGTATTCTCGACCGACGGATCTGCAGAATGGATCAAGCCATGGACCTGGTTCACTGCGGCGCGCTGGAACCGAATTGGAGAGAATTTTGATTAA
- the era gene encoding GTPase Era, with translation MTQKCGVVALIGAPNAGKSTLINALVGQKVAITSSKPQTTRTRLLGIAIEEEAQLLLVDTPGIFEPRRRLDRAMVSAAWDGAEDADIIILLVDSRAGLGPKVTAIVERIKHRPEKLILVMNKVDIAAKDKLLTHVMKLNDLCGFKETFFVSAKTGDGLDELKAYLVDGMPEGPWHFPEDQVSDASERLLAAEITREQVFRQLHAELPYATAIAMEQYKERPDGSLEIHQQILVEKPTQRAIILGKGGHQIKEIGAKARAELSEILGKTVHLYLHVKVSANWDEDKSLYQDMGLDWVK, from the coding sequence ATGACCCAAAAATGCGGTGTAGTGGCGTTGATCGGCGCGCCCAATGCGGGGAAATCAACCCTGATCAATGCGTTGGTCGGTCAAAAAGTCGCGATTACCAGTTCCAAACCGCAAACAACGCGCACACGGCTGCTGGGCATCGCGATTGAGGAGGAGGCGCAACTGCTGCTCGTCGATACCCCGGGCATTTTCGAACCGCGCCGGCGACTGGACCGCGCCATGGTTTCTGCGGCGTGGGATGGCGCGGAAGACGCCGATATCATCATATTACTTGTGGACTCACGGGCAGGCCTTGGCCCTAAAGTCACTGCGATTGTGGAGCGTATAAAGCACCGTCCGGAAAAACTGATCCTGGTGATGAACAAGGTCGACATTGCAGCAAAAGACAAATTGCTGACTCATGTCATGAAACTCAATGATCTGTGCGGGTTCAAGGAAACTTTCTTTGTCAGCGCAAAGACCGGAGACGGGCTGGACGAACTCAAGGCCTATCTGGTCGACGGCATGCCGGAAGGCCCCTGGCATTTTCCCGAAGATCAGGTGTCGGACGCCAGCGAACGGCTATTGGCCGCAGAAATCACGCGCGAACAGGTTTTCCGCCAGCTCCACGCAGAGTTGCCCTACGCAACCGCGATTGCGATGGAACAATATAAGGAACGACCTGACGGGTCACTGGAGATCCACCAGCAAATCCTTGTCGAAAAGCCGACCCAGCGCGCCATCATTCTTGGCAAAGGCGGTCACCAGATCAAGGAAATCGGCGCCAAGGCCCGAGCCGAACTATCAGAGATATTAGGCAAGACCGTCCACCTCTATCTCCACGTCAAGGTCAGTGCGAACTGGGACGAGGACAAGAGCCTCTATCAGGATATGGGCCTAGACTGGGTCAAGTAA